Proteins from a genomic interval of Arvicola amphibius chromosome 10, mArvAmp1.2, whole genome shotgun sequence:
- the Arvcf gene encoding armadillo repeat protein deleted in velo-cardio-facial syndrome isoform X2, which yields MEDCNVHSAASILASVKEQEARFERLTRALEQERRHVALQLERAQQPGMSSGGMVGSGQPLPMAWQQLVLQEQSPGSQASLATMPEAPEVLEETVTVEEDPGTPTSHVSIVTSEDGTTRRTETKVTKTVKTVTTRTVRQVPLGPDGLPLLDGGPSLGSFTDGPLDRHFLLRGGGPAATLSRAYLSSGGGFSDGPEPRDIPGYGSLSRGLGVRPPRTGLLGPGPGDGCFTLPGRREAFPMGSEPGPPSGRSLPEHFQAEPYGLEDDTRSLAADDEGGPDLEPDYGTAARRRPEYGRGVRARAFEDTADDAGELIDERPPFPAATAPLAQPERGSLGSLDRVVRRSPSVDSARKEPRWRDPELPEVLAMLRHPMDPVKANAAAYLQHLCFENEGVKRRVRQLRGLPLLVALLDHPRAEVRRRACGALRNLSYGRDADNKAAIRDCGGVPALVRLLRAARDNEVRELVTGTLWNLSSYEPLKMVIIDHGLQTLTHEVIVPHSGWEREPNEDSKPRDAEWTTVFKNTSGCLRNVSSDGAEARRRLRECEGLVDALLHALQSAVGRKDTDNKSVENCVCIMRNLSYHVHKEVPGADRYQEAEPGIQGSATASQRRRKDDASCFGGKKAKGKKDGEMDRNFDTLDLPKRTEAAKGFELLYQPEVVRLYLSLLTESRNFNTLEAAAGALQNLSAGNWTWATYIRATVRKERGLPVLVELLQSETDKVVRAVAIALRNLSLDQRNKDLIGSYAMTELVRNVRNAQAPIHPSAHLEEDTVVAVLNTIHEIVSDSLDNARSLLQARGVPALVALVASSQSVREAKAASHVLQTVWSYKELRGALQRDGWNKTRFQSASTARGHKGTPSPGGFDDSTLPLVDKNPDGEKSAPRDVILMDTLGPDGYATVDRRERRTLGSDSTGETSEKELLKDIFPLLCTPPELPVAGATLAVASASA from the exons GAGCAGAGCCCGGGTAGCCAGGCATCGCTGGCCACGATGCCAGAGGCACCTGAGGTGCTGGAGGAGACAGTGACAGTAGAGGAAGACCCTGGCACGCCCACCTCCCACGTGTCCATCGTCACATCAGAAGATGGTACAACCCGGCGCACTGAGACTAAG GTCACCAAGACGGTCAAGACTGTGACTACAAGGACAGTACGCCAGGTACCTTTGGGCCCAGATGGACTCCCCTTGCTGGACGGTGGCCCCTCACTTGGCTCTTTTACTGATGGGCCCCTGGACCGTCATTTCCTTCTGCGTGGTGGTGGTCCAGCAGCCACACTCTCCCGAGCCTACCTCAGCAGTGGAGGTGGCTTTTCTGATGGCCCCGAGCCCCGTGATATCCCAGGCTATGGCAGCCTGTCCCGAGGGCTTGGGGTACGGCCCCCGCGTACTGGTCTCTTGGGCCCGGGGCCTGGTGATGGTTGCTTTACACTGCCTGGCCGCCGTGAAGCCTTCCCCATGGGCTCTGAGCCTGGACCACCAAGTGGCCGCTCCCTGCCCGAGCACTTCCAAGCTGAGCCATATGGACTTGAGGATGATACGCGGAGCCTGGCTGCCGATGATGAAGGTGGCCCTGACCTGGAGCCTGACTATGGCACAGCAGCACGGAGGAGACCTGAGTATGGGCGGGGCGTTCGTGCCAG GGCCTTTGAGGACACAGCAGACGATGCTGGTGAGCTGATAGACGAGCGGCCTCCATTCCCAGCAGCAACGGCCCCTCTGGCCCAGCCTGAGAGGGGCAGCCTGGGCAGCTTGGACCGAGTGGTGCGGCGCTCGCCTTCAGTGGATAGTGCCCGCAAGGAGCCACGCTGGCGGGACCCCGAGCTGCCAGAGGTGCTGGCCATGCTGCGGCACCCTATGGACCCTGTGAAAGCCAACGCCGCAGCCTATCTGCAGCACCTCTGTTTTGAGAACGAGGGCGTCAAGCGGCGAGTGCGGCAGCTGCGTGGGCTGCCTCTGCTGGTGGCATTATTAGATCACCCTCGGGCTGAGGTGCGGCGCCGGGCCTGTGGGGCGCTGCGCAACCTCTCCTATGGTCGTGATGCTGACAACAAGGCTGCCATCCGGGACTGCGGGGGTGTGCCAGCCCTGGTGCGCCTGTTGCGGGCTGCCCGTGACAATGAGGTCCGTGAGCTGGTCACTG GCACACTCTGGAACCTGTCATCCTATGAGCCCCTGAAGATGGTCATCATTGACCACGGCTTACAGACGCTGACCCATGAGGTCATCGTGCCCCACTCAGGCTGGGAGCGAGAGCCTAATGAAGACTCGAAGCCCCGGGATGCCGAGTGGACAACAGTCTTCAAGAACACATCAGGCTGCCTGAG GAATGTGAGCTCGGATGGTGCAGAGGCCCGCCGGCGACTCCGCGAGTGCGAAGGGCTGGTGGACGCACTCCTGCATGCCCTGCAGTCCGCTGTGGGCAGGAAGGACACAGACAATAAG TCAGTAGAGAACTGCGTGTGCATCATGCGGAACCTGTCCTACCACGTGCACAAGGAGGTTCCAGGAGCTGACAGGTACCAGGAGGCCGAGCCTGGCATCCAGGGCAGTGCTACAGCCTCTCAGCGTCGGAGGAAGGATGACGCCAGCTGCTTTGGTGGCAAAAAGGCCAAAG ggaagaaggatggagagatggaccGGAACTTTGACACACTGGACCTGCCCAAACGTACTGAGGCTGCCAAAG GCTTTGAGCTGCTATACCAGCCCGAGGTGGTACGTCTCTACCTCTCACTCCTTACGGAGAGCCGGAACTTCAACACCCTAGAAGCTGCAGCTGGTGCCCTGCAAAACCTAAGTGCTGGCAACTGGACG TGGGCCACATACATCCGTGCCACAGTACGCAAGGAACGTGGGCTGCCGGTGCTGGTGGAATTGCTACAGTCTGAGACCGACAAGGTGGTGCGTGCTGTCGCCATTGCACTGCGCAACCTTTCACTCGACCAGCGTAACAAAGACCTCATCG GGAGCTACGCCATGACAGAGCTGGTGCGGAATGTTCGCAATGCACAGGCACCTATTCACCCTAGTGCCCACCTGGAGGAGGATACGGTGGTAGCTGTGCTCAACACCATCCATGAGATTGTGTCCGATAGCCTGGACAATGCTCGCTCCCTCCTGCAGGCCCGTGGTGTGCCTGCACTGGTGGCACTTGTGGCCTCCAG CCAGTCAGTGCGGGAGGCCAAGGCTGCATCGCACGTGCTACAGACTGTGTGGAGCTACAAGGAGCTGCGAGGAGCCCTACAGAGGGATGGCTGGAACAAGACACGCTTCCAG TCTGCTAGCACTGCCAGAGGACACAAAGGAACACCAAGTCCTGGGGGCTTTGATGACAGCACACTGCCACTGGTGGACAAGAACCCTG ATGGGGAGAAGTCAGCCCCCCGAGATGTGATCCTCATGGATACACTTGGTCCAG ATGGGTATGCCACAGTTGACCGGAGGGAACGGAGGACACTAGGCAGTGACTCCACAGGGGAGACCTCAGAGAAGGAACTGTTGAAA GACATCTTCCCTCTGCTGTGTACTCCTCCTGAGCTGCCTGTGGCTGGGGCCACTCTGGCTGTTGCATCTGCATCTGCCTAG
- the Arvcf gene encoding armadillo repeat protein deleted in velo-cardio-facial syndrome isoform X3 codes for MEDCNVHSAASILASVKEQEARFERLTRALEQERRHVALQLERAQQPGMSSGGMVGSGQPLPMAWQQLVLQEQSPGSQASLATMPEAPEVLEETVTVEEDPGTPTSHVSIVTSEDGTTRRTETKVTKTVKTVTTRTVRQVPLGPDGLPLLDGGPSLGSFTDGPLDRHFLLRGGGPAATLSRAYLSSGGGFSDGPEPRDIPGYGSLSRGLGVRPPRTGLLGPGPGDGCFTLPGRREAFPMGSEPGPPSGRSLPEHFQAEPYGLEDDTRSLAADDEGGPDLEPDYGTAARRRPEYGRGVRARAFEDTADDAGELIDERPPFPAATAPLAQPERGSLGSLDRVVRRSPSVDSARKEPRWRDPELPEVLAMLRHPMDPVKANAAAYLQHLCFENEGVKRRVRQLRGLPLLVALLDHPRAEVRRRACGALRNLSYGRDADNKAAIRDCGGVPALVRLLRAARDNEVRELVTGTLWNLSSYEPLKMVIIDHGLQTLTHEVIVPHSGWEREPNEDSKPRDAEWTTVFKNTSGCLRNVSSDGAEARRRLRECEGLVDALLHALQSAVGRKDTDNKSVENCVCIMRNLSYHVHKEVPGADRYQEAEPGIQGSATASQRRRKDDASCFGGKKAKGKKDGEMDRNFDTLDLPKRTEAAKGFELLYQPEVVRLYLSLLTESRNFNTLEAAAGALQNLSAGNWTWATYIRATVRKERGLPVLVELLQSETDKVVRAVAIALRNLSLDQRNKDLIGSYAMTELVRNVRNAQAPIHPSAHLEEDTVVAVLNTIHEIVSDSLDNARSLLQARGVPALVALVASSQSVREAKAASHVLQTVWSYKELRGALQRDGWNKTRFQSASTARGHKGTPSPGGFDDSTLPLVDKNPDGEKSAPRDVILMDTLGPDGYATVDRRERRTLGSDSTGETSEKELLKGPGPAVCS; via the exons GAGCAGAGCCCGGGTAGCCAGGCATCGCTGGCCACGATGCCAGAGGCACCTGAGGTGCTGGAGGAGACAGTGACAGTAGAGGAAGACCCTGGCACGCCCACCTCCCACGTGTCCATCGTCACATCAGAAGATGGTACAACCCGGCGCACTGAGACTAAG GTCACCAAGACGGTCAAGACTGTGACTACAAGGACAGTACGCCAGGTACCTTTGGGCCCAGATGGACTCCCCTTGCTGGACGGTGGCCCCTCACTTGGCTCTTTTACTGATGGGCCCCTGGACCGTCATTTCCTTCTGCGTGGTGGTGGTCCAGCAGCCACACTCTCCCGAGCCTACCTCAGCAGTGGAGGTGGCTTTTCTGATGGCCCCGAGCCCCGTGATATCCCAGGCTATGGCAGCCTGTCCCGAGGGCTTGGGGTACGGCCCCCGCGTACTGGTCTCTTGGGCCCGGGGCCTGGTGATGGTTGCTTTACACTGCCTGGCCGCCGTGAAGCCTTCCCCATGGGCTCTGAGCCTGGACCACCAAGTGGCCGCTCCCTGCCCGAGCACTTCCAAGCTGAGCCATATGGACTTGAGGATGATACGCGGAGCCTGGCTGCCGATGATGAAGGTGGCCCTGACCTGGAGCCTGACTATGGCACAGCAGCACGGAGGAGACCTGAGTATGGGCGGGGCGTTCGTGCCAG GGCCTTTGAGGACACAGCAGACGATGCTGGTGAGCTGATAGACGAGCGGCCTCCATTCCCAGCAGCAACGGCCCCTCTGGCCCAGCCTGAGAGGGGCAGCCTGGGCAGCTTGGACCGAGTGGTGCGGCGCTCGCCTTCAGTGGATAGTGCCCGCAAGGAGCCACGCTGGCGGGACCCCGAGCTGCCAGAGGTGCTGGCCATGCTGCGGCACCCTATGGACCCTGTGAAAGCCAACGCCGCAGCCTATCTGCAGCACCTCTGTTTTGAGAACGAGGGCGTCAAGCGGCGAGTGCGGCAGCTGCGTGGGCTGCCTCTGCTGGTGGCATTATTAGATCACCCTCGGGCTGAGGTGCGGCGCCGGGCCTGTGGGGCGCTGCGCAACCTCTCCTATGGTCGTGATGCTGACAACAAGGCTGCCATCCGGGACTGCGGGGGTGTGCCAGCCCTGGTGCGCCTGTTGCGGGCTGCCCGTGACAATGAGGTCCGTGAGCTGGTCACTG GCACACTCTGGAACCTGTCATCCTATGAGCCCCTGAAGATGGTCATCATTGACCACGGCTTACAGACGCTGACCCATGAGGTCATCGTGCCCCACTCAGGCTGGGAGCGAGAGCCTAATGAAGACTCGAAGCCCCGGGATGCCGAGTGGACAACAGTCTTCAAGAACACATCAGGCTGCCTGAG GAATGTGAGCTCGGATGGTGCAGAGGCCCGCCGGCGACTCCGCGAGTGCGAAGGGCTGGTGGACGCACTCCTGCATGCCCTGCAGTCCGCTGTGGGCAGGAAGGACACAGACAATAAG TCAGTAGAGAACTGCGTGTGCATCATGCGGAACCTGTCCTACCACGTGCACAAGGAGGTTCCAGGAGCTGACAGGTACCAGGAGGCCGAGCCTGGCATCCAGGGCAGTGCTACAGCCTCTCAGCGTCGGAGGAAGGATGACGCCAGCTGCTTTGGTGGCAAAAAGGCCAAAG ggaagaaggatggagagatggaccGGAACTTTGACACACTGGACCTGCCCAAACGTACTGAGGCTGCCAAAG GCTTTGAGCTGCTATACCAGCCCGAGGTGGTACGTCTCTACCTCTCACTCCTTACGGAGAGCCGGAACTTCAACACCCTAGAAGCTGCAGCTGGTGCCCTGCAAAACCTAAGTGCTGGCAACTGGACG TGGGCCACATACATCCGTGCCACAGTACGCAAGGAACGTGGGCTGCCGGTGCTGGTGGAATTGCTACAGTCTGAGACCGACAAGGTGGTGCGTGCTGTCGCCATTGCACTGCGCAACCTTTCACTCGACCAGCGTAACAAAGACCTCATCG GGAGCTACGCCATGACAGAGCTGGTGCGGAATGTTCGCAATGCACAGGCACCTATTCACCCTAGTGCCCACCTGGAGGAGGATACGGTGGTAGCTGTGCTCAACACCATCCATGAGATTGTGTCCGATAGCCTGGACAATGCTCGCTCCCTCCTGCAGGCCCGTGGTGTGCCTGCACTGGTGGCACTTGTGGCCTCCAG CCAGTCAGTGCGGGAGGCCAAGGCTGCATCGCACGTGCTACAGACTGTGTGGAGCTACAAGGAGCTGCGAGGAGCCCTACAGAGGGATGGCTGGAACAAGACACGCTTCCAG TCTGCTAGCACTGCCAGAGGACACAAAGGAACACCAAGTCCTGGGGGCTTTGATGACAGCACACTGCCACTGGTGGACAAGAACCCTG ATGGGGAGAAGTCAGCCCCCCGAGATGTGATCCTCATGGATACACTTGGTCCAG ATGGGTATGCCACAGTTGACCGGAGGGAACGGAGGACACTAGGCAGTGACTCCACAGGGGAGACCTCAGAGAAGGAACTGTTGAAA GGCCCTGGCCCAGCTGTTTGTTCTTAG
- the Arvcf gene encoding armadillo repeat protein deleted in velo-cardio-facial syndrome isoform X1, with protein MEDCNVHSAASILASVKEQEARFERLTRALEQERRHVALQLERAQQPGMSSGGMVGSGQPLPMAWQQLVLQEQSPGSQASLATMPEAPEVLEETVTVEEDPGTPTSHVSIVTSEDGTTRRTETKVTKTVKTVTTRTVRQVPLGPDGLPLLDGGPSLGSFTDGPLDRHFLLRGGGPAATLSRAYLSSGGGFSDGPEPRDIPGYGSLSRGLGVRPPRTGLLGPGPGDGCFTLPGRREAFPMGSEPGPPSGRSLPEHFQAEPYGLEDDTRSLAADDEGGPDLEPDYGTAARRRPEYGRGVRARAFEDTADDAGELIDERPPFPAATAPLAQPERGSLGSLDRVVRRSPSVDSARKEPRWRDPELPEVLAMLRHPMDPVKANAAAYLQHLCFENEGVKRRVRQLRGLPLLVALLDHPRAEVRRRACGALRNLSYGRDADNKAAIRDCGGVPALVRLLRAARDNEVRELVTGTLWNLSSYEPLKMVIIDHGLQTLTHEVIVPHSGWEREPNEDSKPRDAEWTTVFKNTSGCLRNVSSDGAEARRRLRECEGLVDALLHALQSAVGRKDTDNKSVENCVCIMRNLSYHVHKEVPGADRYQEAEPGIQGSATASQRRRKDDASCFGGKKAKGKKDGEMDRNFDTLDLPKRTEAAKGFELLYQPEVVRLYLSLLTESRNFNTLEAAAGALQNLSAGNWTWATYIRATVRKERGLPVLVELLQSETDKVVRAVAIALRNLSLDQRNKDLIGSYAMTELVRNVRNAQAPIHPSAHLEEDTVVAVLNTIHEIVSDSLDNARSLLQARGVPALVALVASSQSVREAKAASHVLQTVWSYKELRGALQRDGWNKTRFQSASTARGHKGTPSPGGFDDSTLPLVDKNPDGEKSAPRDVILMDTLGPDGYATVDRRERRTLGSDSTGETSEKELLKPDPGRKAPPPGPSRPSVRLVDAVGDAKPQPVDSWV; from the exons GAGCAGAGCCCGGGTAGCCAGGCATCGCTGGCCACGATGCCAGAGGCACCTGAGGTGCTGGAGGAGACAGTGACAGTAGAGGAAGACCCTGGCACGCCCACCTCCCACGTGTCCATCGTCACATCAGAAGATGGTACAACCCGGCGCACTGAGACTAAG GTCACCAAGACGGTCAAGACTGTGACTACAAGGACAGTACGCCAGGTACCTTTGGGCCCAGATGGACTCCCCTTGCTGGACGGTGGCCCCTCACTTGGCTCTTTTACTGATGGGCCCCTGGACCGTCATTTCCTTCTGCGTGGTGGTGGTCCAGCAGCCACACTCTCCCGAGCCTACCTCAGCAGTGGAGGTGGCTTTTCTGATGGCCCCGAGCCCCGTGATATCCCAGGCTATGGCAGCCTGTCCCGAGGGCTTGGGGTACGGCCCCCGCGTACTGGTCTCTTGGGCCCGGGGCCTGGTGATGGTTGCTTTACACTGCCTGGCCGCCGTGAAGCCTTCCCCATGGGCTCTGAGCCTGGACCACCAAGTGGCCGCTCCCTGCCCGAGCACTTCCAAGCTGAGCCATATGGACTTGAGGATGATACGCGGAGCCTGGCTGCCGATGATGAAGGTGGCCCTGACCTGGAGCCTGACTATGGCACAGCAGCACGGAGGAGACCTGAGTATGGGCGGGGCGTTCGTGCCAG GGCCTTTGAGGACACAGCAGACGATGCTGGTGAGCTGATAGACGAGCGGCCTCCATTCCCAGCAGCAACGGCCCCTCTGGCCCAGCCTGAGAGGGGCAGCCTGGGCAGCTTGGACCGAGTGGTGCGGCGCTCGCCTTCAGTGGATAGTGCCCGCAAGGAGCCACGCTGGCGGGACCCCGAGCTGCCAGAGGTGCTGGCCATGCTGCGGCACCCTATGGACCCTGTGAAAGCCAACGCCGCAGCCTATCTGCAGCACCTCTGTTTTGAGAACGAGGGCGTCAAGCGGCGAGTGCGGCAGCTGCGTGGGCTGCCTCTGCTGGTGGCATTATTAGATCACCCTCGGGCTGAGGTGCGGCGCCGGGCCTGTGGGGCGCTGCGCAACCTCTCCTATGGTCGTGATGCTGACAACAAGGCTGCCATCCGGGACTGCGGGGGTGTGCCAGCCCTGGTGCGCCTGTTGCGGGCTGCCCGTGACAATGAGGTCCGTGAGCTGGTCACTG GCACACTCTGGAACCTGTCATCCTATGAGCCCCTGAAGATGGTCATCATTGACCACGGCTTACAGACGCTGACCCATGAGGTCATCGTGCCCCACTCAGGCTGGGAGCGAGAGCCTAATGAAGACTCGAAGCCCCGGGATGCCGAGTGGACAACAGTCTTCAAGAACACATCAGGCTGCCTGAG GAATGTGAGCTCGGATGGTGCAGAGGCCCGCCGGCGACTCCGCGAGTGCGAAGGGCTGGTGGACGCACTCCTGCATGCCCTGCAGTCCGCTGTGGGCAGGAAGGACACAGACAATAAG TCAGTAGAGAACTGCGTGTGCATCATGCGGAACCTGTCCTACCACGTGCACAAGGAGGTTCCAGGAGCTGACAGGTACCAGGAGGCCGAGCCTGGCATCCAGGGCAGTGCTACAGCCTCTCAGCGTCGGAGGAAGGATGACGCCAGCTGCTTTGGTGGCAAAAAGGCCAAAG ggaagaaggatggagagatggaccGGAACTTTGACACACTGGACCTGCCCAAACGTACTGAGGCTGCCAAAG GCTTTGAGCTGCTATACCAGCCCGAGGTGGTACGTCTCTACCTCTCACTCCTTACGGAGAGCCGGAACTTCAACACCCTAGAAGCTGCAGCTGGTGCCCTGCAAAACCTAAGTGCTGGCAACTGGACG TGGGCCACATACATCCGTGCCACAGTACGCAAGGAACGTGGGCTGCCGGTGCTGGTGGAATTGCTACAGTCTGAGACCGACAAGGTGGTGCGTGCTGTCGCCATTGCACTGCGCAACCTTTCACTCGACCAGCGTAACAAAGACCTCATCG GGAGCTACGCCATGACAGAGCTGGTGCGGAATGTTCGCAATGCACAGGCACCTATTCACCCTAGTGCCCACCTGGAGGAGGATACGGTGGTAGCTGTGCTCAACACCATCCATGAGATTGTGTCCGATAGCCTGGACAATGCTCGCTCCCTCCTGCAGGCCCGTGGTGTGCCTGCACTGGTGGCACTTGTGGCCTCCAG CCAGTCAGTGCGGGAGGCCAAGGCTGCATCGCACGTGCTACAGACTGTGTGGAGCTACAAGGAGCTGCGAGGAGCCCTACAGAGGGATGGCTGGAACAAGACACGCTTCCAG TCTGCTAGCACTGCCAGAGGACACAAAGGAACACCAAGTCCTGGGGGCTTTGATGACAGCACACTGCCACTGGTGGACAAGAACCCTG ATGGGGAGAAGTCAGCCCCCCGAGATGTGATCCTCATGGATACACTTGGTCCAG ATGGGTATGCCACAGTTGACCGGAGGGAACGGAGGACACTAGGCAGTGACTCCACAGGGGAGACCTCAGAGAAGGAACTGTTGAAA CCCGACCCTGGCAGGAAGGCCCCTCCGCCTGGGCCCAGCAGGCCTTCGGTCAGGCTGGTGGACGCCGTGGGGGATGCTAAGCCTCAGCCTGTTGACTCCTGGGTCTAG
- the Arvcf gene encoding armadillo repeat protein deleted in velo-cardio-facial syndrome isoform X4 — MPAELRQEQSPGSQASLATMPEAPEVLEETVTVEEDPGTPTSHVSIVTSEDGTTRRTETKVTKTVKTVTTRTVRQVPLGPDGLPLLDGGPSLGSFTDGPLDRHFLLRGGGPAATLSRAYLSSGGGFSDGPEPRDIPGYGSLSRGLGVRPPRTGLLGPGPGDGCFTLPGRREAFPMGSEPGPPSGRSLPEHFQAEPYGLEDDTRSLAADDEGGPDLEPDYGTAARRRPEYGRGVRARAFEDTADDAGELIDERPPFPAATAPLAQPERGSLGSLDRVVRRSPSVDSARKEPRWRDPELPEVLAMLRHPMDPVKANAAAYLQHLCFENEGVKRRVRQLRGLPLLVALLDHPRAEVRRRACGALRNLSYGRDADNKAAIRDCGGVPALVRLLRAARDNEVRELVTGTLWNLSSYEPLKMVIIDHGLQTLTHEVIVPHSGWEREPNEDSKPRDAEWTTVFKNTSGCLRNVSSDGAEARRRLRECEGLVDALLHALQSAVGRKDTDNKSVENCVCIMRNLSYHVHKEVPGADRYQEAEPGIQGSATASQRRRKDDASCFGGKKAKGKKDGEMDRNFDTLDLPKRTEAAKGFELLYQPEVVRLYLSLLTESRNFNTLEAAAGALQNLSAGNWTWATYIRATVRKERGLPVLVELLQSETDKVVRAVAIALRNLSLDQRNKDLIGSYAMTELVRNVRNAQAPIHPSAHLEEDTVVAVLNTIHEIVSDSLDNARSLLQARGVPALVALVASSQSVREAKAASHVLQTVWSYKELRGALQRDGWNKTRFQSASTARGHKGTPSPGGFDDSTLPLVDKNPDGEKSAPRDVILMDTLGPDGYATVDRRERRTLGSDSTGETSEKELLKPDPGRKAPPPGPSRPSVRLVDAVGDAKPQPVDSWV, encoded by the exons GAGCAGAGCCCGGGTAGCCAGGCATCGCTGGCCACGATGCCAGAGGCACCTGAGGTGCTGGAGGAGACAGTGACAGTAGAGGAAGACCCTGGCACGCCCACCTCCCACGTGTCCATCGTCACATCAGAAGATGGTACAACCCGGCGCACTGAGACTAAG GTCACCAAGACGGTCAAGACTGTGACTACAAGGACAGTACGCCAGGTACCTTTGGGCCCAGATGGACTCCCCTTGCTGGACGGTGGCCCCTCACTTGGCTCTTTTACTGATGGGCCCCTGGACCGTCATTTCCTTCTGCGTGGTGGTGGTCCAGCAGCCACACTCTCCCGAGCCTACCTCAGCAGTGGAGGTGGCTTTTCTGATGGCCCCGAGCCCCGTGATATCCCAGGCTATGGCAGCCTGTCCCGAGGGCTTGGGGTACGGCCCCCGCGTACTGGTCTCTTGGGCCCGGGGCCTGGTGATGGTTGCTTTACACTGCCTGGCCGCCGTGAAGCCTTCCCCATGGGCTCTGAGCCTGGACCACCAAGTGGCCGCTCCCTGCCCGAGCACTTCCAAGCTGAGCCATATGGACTTGAGGATGATACGCGGAGCCTGGCTGCCGATGATGAAGGTGGCCCTGACCTGGAGCCTGACTATGGCACAGCAGCACGGAGGAGACCTGAGTATGGGCGGGGCGTTCGTGCCAG GGCCTTTGAGGACACAGCAGACGATGCTGGTGAGCTGATAGACGAGCGGCCTCCATTCCCAGCAGCAACGGCCCCTCTGGCCCAGCCTGAGAGGGGCAGCCTGGGCAGCTTGGACCGAGTGGTGCGGCGCTCGCCTTCAGTGGATAGTGCCCGCAAGGAGCCACGCTGGCGGGACCCCGAGCTGCCAGAGGTGCTGGCCATGCTGCGGCACCCTATGGACCCTGTGAAAGCCAACGCCGCAGCCTATCTGCAGCACCTCTGTTTTGAGAACGAGGGCGTCAAGCGGCGAGTGCGGCAGCTGCGTGGGCTGCCTCTGCTGGTGGCATTATTAGATCACCCTCGGGCTGAGGTGCGGCGCCGGGCCTGTGGGGCGCTGCGCAACCTCTCCTATGGTCGTGATGCTGACAACAAGGCTGCCATCCGGGACTGCGGGGGTGTGCCAGCCCTGGTGCGCCTGTTGCGGGCTGCCCGTGACAATGAGGTCCGTGAGCTGGTCACTG GCACACTCTGGAACCTGTCATCCTATGAGCCCCTGAAGATGGTCATCATTGACCACGGCTTACAGACGCTGACCCATGAGGTCATCGTGCCCCACTCAGGCTGGGAGCGAGAGCCTAATGAAGACTCGAAGCCCCGGGATGCCGAGTGGACAACAGTCTTCAAGAACACATCAGGCTGCCTGAG GAATGTGAGCTCGGATGGTGCAGAGGCCCGCCGGCGACTCCGCGAGTGCGAAGGGCTGGTGGACGCACTCCTGCATGCCCTGCAGTCCGCTGTGGGCAGGAAGGACACAGACAATAAG TCAGTAGAGAACTGCGTGTGCATCATGCGGAACCTGTCCTACCACGTGCACAAGGAGGTTCCAGGAGCTGACAGGTACCAGGAGGCCGAGCCTGGCATCCAGGGCAGTGCTACAGCCTCTCAGCGTCGGAGGAAGGATGACGCCAGCTGCTTTGGTGGCAAAAAGGCCAAAG ggaagaaggatggagagatggaccGGAACTTTGACACACTGGACCTGCCCAAACGTACTGAGGCTGCCAAAG GCTTTGAGCTGCTATACCAGCCCGAGGTGGTACGTCTCTACCTCTCACTCCTTACGGAGAGCCGGAACTTCAACACCCTAGAAGCTGCAGCTGGTGCCCTGCAAAACCTAAGTGCTGGCAACTGGACG TGGGCCACATACATCCGTGCCACAGTACGCAAGGAACGTGGGCTGCCGGTGCTGGTGGAATTGCTACAGTCTGAGACCGACAAGGTGGTGCGTGCTGTCGCCATTGCACTGCGCAACCTTTCACTCGACCAGCGTAACAAAGACCTCATCG GGAGCTACGCCATGACAGAGCTGGTGCGGAATGTTCGCAATGCACAGGCACCTATTCACCCTAGTGCCCACCTGGAGGAGGATACGGTGGTAGCTGTGCTCAACACCATCCATGAGATTGTGTCCGATAGCCTGGACAATGCTCGCTCCCTCCTGCAGGCCCGTGGTGTGCCTGCACTGGTGGCACTTGTGGCCTCCAG CCAGTCAGTGCGGGAGGCCAAGGCTGCATCGCACGTGCTACAGACTGTGTGGAGCTACAAGGAGCTGCGAGGAGCCCTACAGAGGGATGGCTGGAACAAGACACGCTTCCAG TCTGCTAGCACTGCCAGAGGACACAAAGGAACACCAAGTCCTGGGGGCTTTGATGACAGCACACTGCCACTGGTGGACAAGAACCCTG ATGGGGAGAAGTCAGCCCCCCGAGATGTGATCCTCATGGATACACTTGGTCCAG ATGGGTATGCCACAGTTGACCGGAGGGAACGGAGGACACTAGGCAGTGACTCCACAGGGGAGACCTCAGAGAAGGAACTGTTGAAA CCCGACCCTGGCAGGAAGGCCCCTCCGCCTGGGCCCAGCAGGCCTTCGGTCAGGCTGGTGGACGCCGTGGGGGATGCTAAGCCTCAGCCTGTTGACTCCTGGGTCTAG